One stretch of Clavelina lepadiformis chromosome 6, kaClaLepa1.1, whole genome shotgun sequence DNA includes these proteins:
- the LOC143462271 gene encoding uncharacterized protein LOC143462271, whose amino-acid sequence MKNFVTFIVLVVAVLIGTKIIVDKRNHGTTKDDKTNPDNVCTASTTDKKECAPIPEKMTNGEITCTDSNMEGSTCKFQCTKHNFHLHPSSSSESTCLPSGKWSNLIPCCVEPCPPHLLMDMAILVHRNNYDDFATINAVAADLLPQLKMGQGGLHYARMYFSGNIHEPRILFEDSVKMTSEEVLHKVTHELNFNNTEDGRVNIGAALRYVKDHVFGVEGDRPDIPNVLFVSTDSNSDDDVAAPAKALRDAGVLINAVFYESEGIVPNDQMLLDITGNQRLITKRAKNHPISYYQKLNENFFKYSCYATCQNYV is encoded by the exons atgaaaaattttgttactttcattgttttggTCGTTGCGGTCCTAATCGGAACGAAGATTATTGTGGACAAAAGAAACC ATGGTACGACAAAGGACGACAAAACGAATCCTGACAACGTCTGTACAGCATCCACAACCG ATAAAAAGGAGTGTGCGCCAATTCCAGAGAAAATGACAAATGGAGAAATTACATGCACTGACTCCAACATGGAAGGATCGACTTGCAAATTCCAATGCACCAAACACAACTTCCATCTTCATCCGAGCTCAAGTTCAGAATCCACTTGTCTTCCAAGTGGAAAATGGAGTAACCTGATCCCCTGTTGCGTTG AACCCTGTCCTCCTCATCTGTTGATGGACATGGCAATATTGGTGCATAGAAACAACTACGACGATTTTGCCACCATAAATGCTGTGGCGGCCGATTTGCTCCC GCAACTGAAAATGGGCCAGGGTGGACTGCATTACGCAAGGATGTACTTTAGTGGCAATATCCACGAGCCTCGCATTCTATTCGAAGATAGTGTAAAGATGACGAGTGAGGAAGTGCTGCATAAAGTGACCCATGAACTCAACTTTAATAACACAG AGGACGGTCGTGTCAACATTGGTGCTGCACTGCGCTACGTTAAAGACCACGTGTTCGGCGTTGAAGGAGATAGACCTGATATTCCAAATGTCCTCTTCGTTTCCACTGACTCAAACTCAGATGATGACGTAGCTGCTCCTGCCAAAGCCTTACGTGACGCCGGAGTGCTG ATCAACGCTGTTTTCTATGAAAGCGAAGGAATTGTGCCAAATGATCAAATGCTTCTCGACATAACAGGAAATCAGCGTTTGATTACAAAGCGTGCAAAGAATCATCCTATCTCGTACTACCAAAAATTGAacgaaaacttttttaagtACAGTTGCTACGCTACTTGTCAAAATTACGTTTAG
- the LOC143462293 gene encoding collagen alpha-1(XIV) chain-like → MKTYVIALVIAIVCIFIGLRRNSGSKEDKKECAPLPEKITHGEMTCTDVNMEGSTCKFQCTKHNFHLHPSSSSESTCLQSGKWSNPIPCCAETCPPFLPLDMAILVHRNNYDDFDAINAEAADLLPRLKMGEGGLHYARMYFSGKIHDPHILFKDSVKMTSEEVLHKVTHELNFDNTEDGRVNIGAALRYVKDNVFVGEEDRPDVPNVLFVSTDSNSDDDVAAPAKDLRDAGVLINAVFYESEGVVPDDQMLLDITGNSQLITKRAKNHPISYYQKLNEEFLKYSCYATCKNYT, encoded by the exons ATGAAAACTTACGTCATAGCGTTGGTCATCGCGATTGTATGCATTTTCATCGGATTGAGAAGGAACTCCGGTAGCAAAGAAG ATAAAAAGGAGTGTGCGCCTCTTCCAGAGAAAATAACACATGGAGAAATGACATGCACTGACGTCAACATGGAAGGATCGACTTGCAAGTTCCAATGCACCAAACACAACTTCCATCTTCATCCGAGCTCAAGTTCAGAATCCACTTGTCTTCAAAGTGGAAAATGGAGTAATCCCATCCCTTGCTGTGCGG AAACTTGCCCACCTTTTCTTCCTTTGGACATGGCAATACTGGTGCATAGAAACAACTACGATGACTTTGACGCCATAAATGCAGAAGCCGCAGATTTGCTACC gcGTTTAAAAATGGGTGAAGGTGGACTACATTACGCAAGAATGTACTTTAGTGGAAAAATTCACGATCCTCACATTCTATTCAAAGATAGTGTAAAGATGACGAGTGAAGAAGTGTTGCATAAAGTGACCCATGAACTTAACTTTGACAACACAG AGGACGGTCGTGTCAACATTGGTGCTGCACTGCGCTACGTTAAAGACAACGTGTTCGTTGGCGAAGAAGACAGACCTGATGTTCCAAATGTCCTCTTCGTTTCCACCGACTCAAACTCAGATGATGACGTAGCTGCTCCTGCCAAAGATTTACGTGACGCTGGAGTGCtg ATAAACGCTGTCTTTTATGAAAGCGAAGGCGTTGTTCCCGATGATCAGATGCTTCTCGACATAACAGGAAATTCCCAATTGATTACAAAGCGTGCGAAAAATCATCCGATTTCTTATTATCAAAAATTGAATGAAGAATTTCTTAAATATAGTTGCTATGCTACTTGTAAAAATTACACATAA